The genomic segment TGGTGAAGAACATCGTCGACGTGACGGCGGACGCGAGGGACGGGATAAGCTTCTGCAGGATGGTGCCGGACAACAGCAAGCCGTCGTGCTACCACGCCGTGGGCCAGGAGATCGGCCTGCTGAACGCCACCGCCGCCGGCCGCGAGCGAGCCTGCCGCGACGCCGAGGGCTACGTCGGCGAGTGCCGCCGCGGCGCCGGCCTGCCGCTGCTGCCGACGGAGGAGTAGGCGGGCCCTCACCCGAAAAAACGCGCAGGGCGAGACGTAACAGCCGTCTCGCCCCGCGCGTTTTTTCGACCTCTCCCAAAACAGACTGGGAGAGGTGACTGCGAGATGTAATACCAAATCTCCGGATCGACTGTGCATGGAGGAAGGAATGTCATTCCGAAGGCGCTGCGCCGTCCTGATCCTCCATGCCAGAGCCGTGGCGCCTGAGGAATCTGCGGCCGGCTTCCGCGCGACAGTCCGCCTTTCGCTCGGATGCAGGCCACAGATTCCTCGGGAGCCGCCGGAATTCTGTGCCGACGCGAGGGCGGTGCAGCGGCTCCGCTCGGAATGACATGCTTCGGGCCTTTTCGCCGATCCACAGCGGATCAAGGCCGCAGCGGCCGTCCCGTCACCTTGGTGATGAAGTGGTCGCTGGGCTCCGAGCACTTGCCGTGCGCGTTGCAGATCCAGCGCACCCGCTCCATCGGCACGCGCGCGAACAGGCCGATCAGGCTCTGGCGGTTCATCCGCGTGTCCAGGCTGAAGAACGGGTCCGCGCCGCCGTACCCGCGCAGCGGCTTCCGCGCCACCGCGTCGCCCACGAACAGGATGCCGCGGAAGAGGTAGGCCGCGCTCCCGATGGTGTGTCCCGGCACGGAGTACGCGCGCACGGTGTCGCCCCCGACGGCGAACGCGGTGTCGTGCGAGAACGCGCGCACGTCCACCTCGCCCGGCCGCGGTCCCGTTCGCCCGAGCACCGACCATCCCGCGCGCGAGGGGACGTCGGCGTGCCGCTTCTCGCCGGTGAAGAGCGGCGCCTCGGGCATCCACAGGTGGAAGCGCGCGCCGCGCACCGTCTTCCACGCCGCGATGTGGTCGCGGTGGCTGTGCGTGAGGAACACGTCCGTCACGTCGCCCGGTGCCGCGCCCATGGCGCGCAGCTTCCCCCGCAGCATCGCGCCCGCGCCCACCCAGCCCAGGTCCACGACGATGGTGCCGCTGTCCGTGCGGGCCGCGTAGACCATGCTCTGCCACGGCCCCGCCGTCGTGAACGCCACCGCCCGCCCCGGCTCCTGGATACGCGCCAGGTGATACGCGCAGCCGGTGAGCGACAGCGCGAGCGAGCAGGCCGGGAGGAGGCGTCGGAAGATCATCGGGCGGTGCGAAACGGCGAGCGGCGGCGAGGGTTGATTCTCGCCGCCGCTCCGCCTGTTCCGCAACTCGGACGATGTCTTCCGTTCGTCGATCCTACGCCGCGGCCTCGAGGAGCGACGAGGGCTGAGGGGATGCAGGCGCCTCGCTGGCCAGTGCCTCCGCGGGCTCGCCCTCGCCGGTGCGGAAGCGGCTCGCCTCGTCCAGCAGCCCGCGCGCGATGCGGGCCAGGTCCTCGGCGTTGGCGGTCATCTCCTCCATGCTGGCGTTGATCTCCTGCACCGCGGCGGCGGCGTCCTGCGCGGCGGCGGCGTTCCCCTGCGCCAGCGTCAGCAGCCCCTGCCCGCCCGCGCCGTTCAGCCCCGCCGCCGCCATCACCGCCGCGCTCGACGCCGAGATGTCGCGCGCCGCGGTGGTGATCTGGCCCACGTCGGCGGCGCTGCGCTCCACCACGCCCATGATCAGCTCCAGCGCCTCGCCCGCGTGCGCCGCCAGCGCCGAGCCGGCCTCCGCCTCGCCGGTGCCGCGCCGCATGCTCTCGGCCGCGCGGCCGGTCATCACCTGCACGCTGGCGATCAGCTCCGCGGCCTCGCGCGCCGAGTCGCCGCTCTGCGACGCCAGCTTGCGCACCTCCTCGGCCACCACGGCAAAGCCGCGCCCCTGCTCGCCCGCGCGCGCCGCCTCGATGGCCGCGTTCAGCGCCAGCAGGTTGGTCTGGTTGGCGATGAGCGCCACCGCCTCGGTCACGCGCCCGATGCGCTCCGTCACGCCCTGCAGCTCGGCGATCCGCTCCGCGCTCTCCAGCACCGTCCCGCGGATGCGCTGCAGGCTGCCCACCGCCTCGCCGATCACCCGGCTGCCGTCGCGCGCCGCGCCGGCCGCGCGCTCCGACTGCTCCGACACGCGGTGCGCCAGCCCCGACACCCCTTCGATCCGCTCGCCCATCCGCTCCAGCGCGTCGGCGATGGACTGCGCGGCGTGCGCCTGCTCCTGCGCGCCGGCCGCCACCTGCGTCACCGACGCGGCCACGCCCTCGGCCGCGCCGGTCACGTGCTCGGCGGTCTCGCTGAACCCGCGCGCCACGTCGGCCACCTCGCGCGAGCGCCCGCGCATCTCCCGCAGCGACGAAGCCAGCCGCGCCGTTCCCGCGTTGATGGCCTCCACCGCCTCGCCCACGGCGCCGGCGCCCTGCTCGGCGCGCGCGGCCAGGTCGCCCGCCCCCACGCGCCACGCCAGCGACACCAGCGCGTCCGCCTGCCTCGTCTCCGAGGCCAGCAGGCGCGCCATGTAGACGAGGATCGTCACCTCGAACACCACCCAGCCGGCGTGCACCGCCACGATCCCCCATCCGCCCTGGTGCCCGAACACCATCAGGCGCCCGCCGGAGGCCTGGTCCAGGTTGAACAGCACGTGGTGCGCGGCCACCACCACGGCGCCCCACACCGGCACCCGCCAGTCGCGGTACATCAGCAGGAACGCCAGGATGGCGAAGATGTGGAAGTGCATCTCGATCATCCCCCCGGTCTGGTGGATGATCAGCGCCGAAAGGGTGAGCAGCGCCGTGGCGACGGTCATCCGCGACAGCACCGTCCCCCGCCAGAGCCAGGCGACGGTGACGCCCGCGGCCACGGTGGGAAGCCCCCACACCAGCACCTCGGTCCAGGTGCCGCGCAGGAAAGCCAGGGCCACGAACAGCGGCACGTGCGCCAGCAGCAGCCCGGACAGCATCCGGTCGGTGCGGCGGTAGTTCTCCGCCAGCAGCCGTCCCTCCGCGCCGCGCGGGGAGATCGAGGCGTCGGCGGGCGCCGGACCGGGCGCGGCGAACAGGCGCGGCACGGCCGCCGCGGGAATGCGGATACGGGAAGCGCTCACGTCGGGGTGGGTTGGGCGATGCGGATGCCGCGGGGAGCCGTGGCCGTGCATCGGGTGGGTGGACCGGAACTGGATGAATGGCGGGAAGATAGGGATTCCGAACGGGTTACGGATGCCCCTGCGTGAAAGCGGCCATCGCGCCGGACTCGCCCCAAGTCCCTGCGGAGACGAATGTTCCGGCGATGGATGCAGTCCCGTCACCGGATGATGCGGAGACGCGAGGAGGCGGCGCGTGGGCCGCGCCGCCTCCTCGTTCTCCCGCTTCCCGCCGCTCCCCAAGCGGGTCGCTCGCTTGACGTGCGATCAATCCGCTCGTGGATGCGGAAACACCGTCAGAACGTCCGTTGTAATGACGTTGAGGAGCGAAAAAATCTCTTGCCAGGCGATACTCTGGACACTATGCTGTCCAGACATTTTCTCGAGGAGCAAGTGTCCAGATGAAGAAAATGGCCCCCCGCGCGTCGGCGCCGTCACGAATTTTCCGCCAGGTAGTGGTGCTCGGGTTCTCCGTGGCCGCCGGTTTTCTCAGCGAGTTTCAGGTGTTCTCGTCTCTCGACGGTGATCGGCTCGTCAGGTTGCTCCTTTGGGTCAGTGTGGCCGTCGTAG from the Longimicrobium sp. genome contains:
- a CDS encoding MBL fold metallo-hydrolase; amino-acid sequence: MIFRRLLPACSLALSLTGCAYHLARIQEPGRAVAFTTAGPWQSMVYAARTDSGTIVVDLGWVGAGAMLRGKLRAMGAAPGDVTDVFLTHSHRDHIAAWKTVRGARFHLWMPEAPLFTGEKRHADVPSRAGWSVLGRTGPRPGEVDVRAFSHDTAFAVGGDTVRAYSVPGHTIGSAAYLFRGILFVGDAVARKPLRGYGGADPFFSLDTRMNRQSLIGLFARVPMERVRWICNAHGKCSEPSDHFITKVTGRPLRP
- a CDS encoding methyl-accepting chemotaxis protein; translation: MSASRIRIPAAAVPRLFAAPGPAPADASISPRGAEGRLLAENYRRTDRMLSGLLLAHVPLFVALAFLRGTWTEVLVWGLPTVAAGVTVAWLWRGTVLSRMTVATALLTLSALIIHQTGGMIEMHFHIFAILAFLLMYRDWRVPVWGAVVVAAHHVLFNLDQASGGRLMVFGHQGGWGIVAVHAGWVVFEVTILVYMARLLASETRQADALVSLAWRVGAGDLAARAEQGAGAVGEAVEAINAGTARLASSLREMRGRSREVADVARGFSETAEHVTGAAEGVAASVTQVAAGAQEQAHAAQSIADALERMGERIEGVSGLAHRVSEQSERAAGAARDGSRVIGEAVGSLQRIRGTVLESAERIAELQGVTERIGRVTEAVALIANQTNLLALNAAIEAARAGEQGRGFAVVAEEVRKLASQSGDSAREAAELIASVQVMTGRAAESMRRGTGEAEAGSALAAHAGEALELIMGVVERSAADVGQITTAARDISASSAAVMAAAGLNGAGGQGLLTLAQGNAAAAQDAAAAVQEINASMEEMTANAEDLARIARGLLDEASRFRTGEGEPAEALASEAPASPQPSSLLEAAA